Proteins found in one bacterium genomic segment:
- a CDS encoding DUF5916 domain-containing protein, with protein MALDDAAWAQDSTTVRATRISKTPVIDGRLDEEVWRAGEAVNRFAQQDPVEYSLPSEKTEVTVLYDDHALYIGARMYDSAPDSILRRLVRRDVLTEADLFTVYLDPFHDRRSGYHFGLNAAGSRYDAVRYNDTWSDDSWDGVWEGAVSADVQGWTAEFRIPFSQLRFLPQDQYVWGINFHRSIGRRHEDDYLVFTPKNGSGFVSRFWNLVGLESITAPRYVELLPYARTRARYRLREPGNPFVPPSEYRETGGADVKIGLGSNLVLNATVNPDFGQVEVDPAVVNLSDVETAFDERRPFFVEGSRNFEFGSGGATDYWGFNWSTPSLFYSRRIGHAPQGNLPDNYDYSYVPEGAHILGAAKVSGKLSGNWNIGTLHALTQREYDDVSYLGQRTHFESEPATYYSVNRAQKEFNGGQQGLGFMFNSVNRMFKTDSLRADINSNAYTAGADGWTFLDKNKTYVLTAWGAGSYITGSSQRITDLQRSSRHYYQRPDISYAHVDSAATFLDGYAGRVTVNKEQGNLFMNTAVGVISPGFDINDVGFLYRADVINAHYGIGYRWTKTTHWTRYAQVLGAGFRSLDFGGATTSAGVWGRGYVQLLNYYTLQLTAGLNPNTLSDFRSRGGPRTVNKAGWQLDFQSYTDSREPWVFGLGTDGYTASPQDWNRDIWCSAEWKPVTNFSVSVSPTLNWNHNFLAYVGQFPDPTATNTYGTRYLFARLNQTELSSSIRMSWTFNPRLSLQFYAQPLISAGDYFRFKELSRPGSNDYRTYDASQVHLDDGNYTVDPDGGGPADAFSFSQPDFDVRSLQGNLILRWEYLPGSTFYLVWTHGRSKDDSRGQFSFRRSIDALFEARSDNILLAKATYWLSW; from the coding sequence ATGGCCCTTGATGATGCCGCTTGGGCTCAAGATTCCACCACAGTCAGGGCCACACGTATCTCCAAGACGCCGGTGATTGACGGGCGGCTGGATGAGGAGGTGTGGCGGGCCGGCGAAGCTGTAAACCGCTTTGCCCAGCAGGATCCGGTAGAATACTCACTCCCCTCGGAGAAGACCGAGGTGACGGTGCTGTACGATGACCACGCGCTGTACATTGGCGCGCGGATGTATGATTCGGCGCCGGATTCGATTTTGAGGCGGCTGGTGCGGCGGGATGTGCTGACCGAAGCCGACTTATTTACGGTCTACCTTGACCCGTTTCATGACCGCCGCAGCGGCTATCATTTCGGCCTGAATGCGGCGGGGTCGCGCTACGATGCGGTGCGGTACAATGATACCTGGTCGGACGACTCCTGGGATGGCGTGTGGGAAGGAGCCGTCAGCGCCGATGTTCAGGGATGGACAGCGGAATTCCGCATCCCGTTCTCGCAGCTTCGGTTTTTGCCGCAGGACCAGTATGTGTGGGGGATCAACTTCCATCGCAGCATTGGCCGCCGGCACGAAGATGACTATCTGGTGTTCACCCCCAAGAACGGCAGCGGCTTTGTGTCGCGCTTCTGGAATCTGGTGGGGCTGGAGTCGATCACGGCGCCGCGTTATGTGGAGTTGCTGCCCTACGCACGCACGAGGGCCCGCTACCGTCTACGCGAGCCGGGAAACCCGTTTGTGCCACCGTCCGAATACAGGGAAACGGGGGGCGCGGATGTGAAAATCGGATTGGGTTCCAACCTCGTACTGAATGCTACGGTGAATCCGGATTTCGGACAGGTGGAAGTGGACCCGGCGGTGGTCAATCTCTCGGACGTGGAGACGGCATTCGATGAGCGACGGCCGTTCTTCGTGGAAGGTTCGCGCAATTTTGAATTCGGCTCGGGAGGAGCGACGGATTACTGGGGATTCAACTGGTCGACTCCGAGCCTGTTCTACAGCCGACGCATTGGACATGCTCCGCAGGGGAATTTACCGGACAATTATGACTATTCCTATGTGCCGGAAGGCGCGCATATTCTGGGGGCGGCCAAAGTTTCCGGCAAACTCAGCGGCAACTGGAACATCGGCACGCTGCACGCGCTGACGCAGCGGGAGTACGATGATGTGTCCTACCTCGGTCAGCGGACACATTTCGAGTCCGAACCCGCCACCTACTACTCGGTGAACCGGGCACAGAAGGAGTTCAATGGCGGACAGCAGGGATTGGGGTTCATGTTCAACTCGGTCAACCGGATGTTCAAAACCGACTCGCTGCGCGCGGACATCAACAGCAATGCTTACACGGCGGGAGCGGATGGCTGGACCTTTCTTGACAAGAACAAAACCTACGTGCTCACCGCCTGGGGCGCGGGATCCTATATCACTGGCTCTTCGCAGCGCATCACCGATCTGCAGCGGTCAAGCCGGCATTACTATCAACGGCCTGATATTTCCTATGCGCATGTGGACAGCGCCGCCACGTTCCTCGATGGCTATGCCGGCCGGGTGACCGTGAACAAGGAACAGGGCAATTTGTTTATGAACACCGCCGTGGGAGTGATCAGTCCCGGCTTTGACATCAACGACGTCGGCTTTCTGTACCGGGCGGATGTGATTAACGCACATTACGGTATCGGCTACCGGTGGACCAAGACCACCCACTGGACGCGATATGCTCAGGTGCTGGGTGCAGGCTTTCGCAGCCTGGATTTCGGCGGGGCAACCACGTCGGCGGGAGTTTGGGGACGCGGATACGTGCAGCTTCTGAACTACTATACTCTGCAGTTGACAGCGGGGTTGAATCCGAACACCCTGAGCGATTTCCGGTCACGCGGCGGACCGCGCACGGTGAACAAGGCGGGCTGGCAGCTCGATTTTCAGAGCTATACGGATAGCCGCGAGCCGTGGGTGTTTGGCTTGGGAACTGACGGGTACACCGCCTCGCCGCAGGACTGGAACCGCGACATATGGTGCAGCGCAGAGTGGAAACCCGTGACGAATTTCAGTGTCAGTGTTTCGCCCACACTGAACTGGAACCACAATTTTCTGGCTTATGTGGGGCAGTTCCCGGATCCTACGGCGACCAACACCTATGGGACGCGGTATCTGTTTGCGCGGCTCAACCAGACGGAGTTATCGTCGTCGATCCGCATGAGCTGGACCTTCAATCCGCGGCTCAGTTTGCAGTTCTATGCACAGCCGTTGATTTCAGCGGGGGACTATTTCAGGTTTAAAGAGTTATCGCGTCCGGGGAGCAATGATTACCGCACCTATGACGCGAGTCAGGTGCACCTCGACGACGGCAACTACACGGTGGATCCGGACGGCGGAGGACCTGCTGACGCCTTCAGTTTCAGCCAGCCGGACTTTGATGTGCGGTCGCTGCAAGGCAACCTGATTCTGCGGTGGGAATACCTGCCGGGGTCCACCTTCTATCTGGTGTGGACTCACGGGCGCAGCAAGGACGACAGCCGCGGGCAGTTCAGTTTCCGCCGTTCGATAGACGCCTTGTTCGAAGCCCGGTCGGACAACATCCTGCTGGCAAAGGCAACCTACTGGCTGAGTTGGTGA
- a CDS encoding carboxypeptidase regulatory-like domain-containing protein, with the protein MNLRKKLFLTAAALVLLFGLTVVFAAAVHQTGNGRLTAKPIAGETLTPVADRVFSRQEAESFEALLQKLRSGALLTEQEKREIEWRTALRDARHPHNPLDNQGGPDDFGYIYVDNQGGDTTAYDWVELRGDDNATWVNFTGSHDDAVVTNVPLGLTFPFYGTNYTSVTVSSNGTVQFASSDPNYTNNSLPNAGSGQMGPTIFLYWDDLHLDFGGNGANGDATIACLNFGDYTVIEYDSIGHCCSDGTSLKFEVILYASGNIKLQYNNLVFGASTNSSTIGIQQNGTAGSGFLQYVNNGTPGNQEPANGRAIWFAMPDGVPEPATALTGSANGTTVTLNWTDPAEDTNGNPLTPDSILIYRGGAVPDSQIGHVAHGTQTFSIANERQGNIAYYVRAKAGAYRSAATGVGVIVGTPSYVNFFDVNDGGWTSNGIWTWGAPSNPAVPAPHSGANCWGTGLAANYPAGVCSYVDLDPGMQVASANATIEFWAWWSMYIWSPYDGCNIKVSVDGGDTWDLLTPSTGYGNVIQSPSACLTGENGWSMAGNGWRYVIVPIGAYINQTPIFRISFSSSPFSGNQYPGFFFDDMTIWGMGPRPDGTPRPVTGLHGTANGTTTVTLNWTDPTQDTNGNPLISDSILIYRNNSQPASQIGHVAHGAQTVALAGEPQGNQRYYVRAKAGTRLSTPVNAPVVVGNPSYACSFDTTDGGWIADGVWTWGAPTNAAAPQPHSGANVWGTGLDGNYQSNVCGHLDLSPGQRVSTTSATLEFAAWWSMYPFGSYDGCNVKVSVDSGLTWQPLLPRDGYGSFMYPFNTCIPTDSAWSMTSGGWRNVVLPLGDFLNQTPMFRFTFGTYLSGYPGFFIDDMTIWGLAPRQAIQGTLRHMGGTNPALIGAQVWATGGIDTAVTDAGGNYRLSVEPGTYAVHFRHATHCDSVLTGVVVAAGQNVTENVLLRSPNATLSVSSLTFVVRRFQTVPQTFTITNPGGNCPLSYQVLDSVNWLSSEPASGTVDPNQSATITVTAAPGTMQPNEYHSTMRVLCNAPGSPFILQVDMNVLSVDQLPGLLPTEFALHANYPNPFNPTTLLPFDVPQNSQVAIIVYNVMGQEVAMLVNGKYAAGRYQVSFDAGNLPSGLYLVKMTAGNYTAMNKMMLLK; encoded by the coding sequence ATGAACCTTCGGAAGAAATTATTTCTGACGGCGGCGGCCCTCGTACTGCTCTTCGGCTTGACGGTAGTGTTCGCGGCGGCGGTCCATCAGACGGGGAACGGTCGCCTGACAGCGAAGCCGATAGCGGGGGAAACGCTCACGCCGGTGGCGGACCGGGTCTTTTCCCGGCAGGAGGCTGAGTCCTTTGAGGCGCTTCTTCAAAAGCTACGCAGCGGAGCCCTTTTGACCGAGCAGGAGAAGCGGGAGATTGAGTGGCGGACGGCACTTCGGGACGCGCGGCATCCGCACAACCCGCTGGACAATCAGGGCGGTCCGGATGACTTCGGCTACATTTACGTGGACAATCAGGGAGGCGATACCACCGCCTATGACTGGGTGGAACTGCGGGGTGACGATAACGCCACGTGGGTGAACTTCACGGGGAGCCATGACGATGCGGTGGTCACCAATGTCCCGCTGGGCTTGACCTTCCCGTTTTATGGCACAAATTACACAAGCGTCACCGTGAGTTCGAACGGCACGGTGCAGTTTGCCTCCTCTGACCCCAACTACACCAACAATTCGCTGCCCAATGCGGGATCGGGCCAGATGGGTCCGACGATCTTCCTGTACTGGGATGACTTGCACCTCGATTTCGGCGGCAACGGTGCCAACGGCGATGCCACGATTGCCTGCCTGAATTTCGGTGACTACACGGTGATCGAATACGATTCGATAGGGCACTGCTGCAGTGACGGCACCTCTCTCAAGTTTGAGGTGATCCTTTATGCCAGCGGCAATATCAAGCTGCAGTATAATAATCTGGTCTTCGGAGCCAGCACCAACAGTTCCACCATCGGTATTCAGCAGAACGGAACGGCAGGTTCAGGCTTCCTGCAATATGTGAACAACGGTACTCCGGGGAATCAGGAACCGGCCAACGGGCGGGCGATCTGGTTTGCGATGCCCGACGGCGTGCCGGAGCCGGCGACTGCGTTGACGGGTTCCGCGAACGGAACGACGGTGACTCTGAACTGGACCGATCCGGCCGAGGATACCAACGGCAATCCGCTGACGCCCGACAGCATTCTGATTTACCGCGGCGGCGCGGTTCCCGATTCGCAAATCGGTCACGTGGCGCATGGGACACAGACGTTTTCGATAGCCAATGAGCGCCAGGGAAACATCGCCTACTATGTCCGCGCCAAGGCAGGGGCGTACCGCAGCGCCGCCACCGGGGTGGGAGTTATCGTAGGCACGCCGTCATACGTGAACTTCTTCGACGTGAACGATGGCGGCTGGACGTCGAATGGAATCTGGACGTGGGGAGCGCCGAGCAACCCCGCCGTTCCCGCACCGCACAGCGGAGCCAATTGCTGGGGAACAGGCTTGGCCGCCAACTATCCGGCGGGCGTGTGCAGCTACGTGGATTTGGACCCCGGCATGCAGGTGGCGAGCGCCAATGCGACCATTGAATTCTGGGCCTGGTGGAGCATGTATATCTGGTCTCCGTACGATGGATGCAATATCAAGGTCAGCGTCGACGGCGGCGACACGTGGGACCTGCTGACCCCGTCGACCGGCTACGGCAACGTCATTCAGTCGCCGAGCGCGTGCCTGACCGGCGAGAATGGCTGGAGTATGGCCGGCAACGGCTGGCGATATGTGATCGTGCCTATTGGCGCGTACATCAATCAGACTCCGATTTTCCGGATCTCCTTCTCATCGAGCCCCTTCAGCGGGAATCAGTACCCCGGCTTCTTCTTCGATGACATGACCATTTGGGGAATGGGGCCGCGCCCGGATGGCACGCCGCGACCGGTAACCGGACTGCATGGCACGGCCAACGGTACAACCACGGTGACTCTGAACTGGACCGATCCGACGCAGGATACCAACGGCAACCCGCTGATATCCGACAGCATTTTGATTTACCGCAATAACTCCCAGCCAGCGTCGCAGATCGGGCATGTGGCGCACGGCGCACAGACGGTCGCACTGGCGGGTGAGCCACAGGGCAATCAGCGCTATTATGTCCGCGCCAAAGCGGGCACACGGCTCAGCACACCGGTCAACGCGCCGGTGGTGGTGGGTAATCCATCCTATGCCTGCAGTTTTGACACGACCGACGGCGGATGGATTGCAGACGGAGTCTGGACATGGGGCGCTCCGACCAATGCCGCCGCTCCACAGCCGCACAGCGGCGCGAATGTCTGGGGAACAGGACTTGACGGCAACTATCAGAGCAACGTTTGCGGCCATCTTGACCTGAGCCCCGGGCAGCGTGTTTCCACGACCAGCGCCACGCTGGAATTCGCGGCATGGTGGTCCATGTACCCCTTCGGTTCTTATGACGGATGCAATGTCAAGGTCAGCGTCGACAGCGGTCTGACGTGGCAGCCACTGCTGCCGCGGGACGGCTATGGCAGTTTCATGTATCCGTTCAATACCTGCATTCCTACCGACAGCGCCTGGAGCATGACCAGTGGCGGCTGGCGTAACGTAGTGCTGCCTCTCGGAGACTTTCTCAATCAGACCCCGATGTTCCGCTTCACATTCGGGACGTATTTGAGCGGTTACCCGGGATTCTTCATTGACGACATGACCATTTGGGGGCTGGCTCCGCGCCAGGCGATTCAGGGAACACTGCGGCATATGGGCGGTACCAACCCGGCGCTGATCGGCGCGCAGGTGTGGGCCACAGGCGGCATCGATACGGCGGTTACGGATGCCGGTGGAAACTACCGCCTGTCGGTAGAGCCGGGAACCTACGCGGTTCACTTCCGGCACGCTACGCATTGCGATTCGGTGCTCACCGGTGTCGTCGTCGCTGCGGGACAGAACGTGACGGAGAATGTGCTGCTGCGTTCGCCCAATGCCACGCTGTCGGTCAGTTCGCTGACCTTTGTGGTGCGCCGCTTCCAGACGGTGCCGCAAACCTTCACGATCACCAACCCGGGCGGGAACTGCCCGTTGAGCTATCAGGTGCTGGACAGCGTGAACTGGCTCAGCAGCGAACCGGCCAGCGGCACGGTGGATCCGAACCAGAGTGCGACGATCACCGTAACGGCAGCCCCCGGTACCATGCAGCCGAATGAGTACCACAGCACGATGCGAGTGCTGTGCAACGCGCCGGGCAGTCCGTTCATCCTTCAGGTGGATATGAACGTGCTGTCGGTGGACCAGCTTCCCGGCCTGCTGCCGACGGAGTTTGCCCTGCACGCCAACTATCCGAACCCCTTCAACCCGACGACGCTGCTGCCCTTCGACGTGCCGCAGAACAGTCAGGTGGCCATTATCGTCTACAATGTAATGGGCCAGGAAGTGGCGATGCTGGTCAACGGCAAGTATGCGGCGGGCCGGTATCAGGTCAGCTTCGACGCTGGAAACCTTCCCTCGGGTCTTTACCTTGTGAAGATGACGGCCGGAAACTACACGGCCATGAACAAGATGATGCTCTTGAAGTAA
- a CDS encoding MBL fold metallo-hydrolase: protein MSKLRTLGIVAGAALLLMAGGVAASSNHQDSLTAGQRRTPKKSDHFDGTRFYNIGFEPWSSSPHRNGFFGVMKWMLTRHATPWKWRNNPVEAKPHERVYGKELVVTFVNHATVLIQTEGLNILTDPVWSERVSPVSFAGPKRYRPPGIRFDDLPPIDLILVSHNHYDHMDLPTLKRLRKAWKPPIFVGLRNAAYLKKEGVGGAEDMDWWDRKQIADSVWVTCVPGQHFSGRGFGDRSETLWCGFVIETPHGNIYFAGDTGYGPFLEQIKAHYRGFRLACLPIGAYLPRWFMKPIHESPDEALLIHKDLSVETSIAIHFGTFSLADDGQDQPPNRIKELLSEAPDPKPRFLVLENGEAATIP from the coding sequence GTGAGCAAGCTGAGAACATTGGGGATTGTGGCGGGCGCGGCCTTGCTGCTGATGGCGGGGGGCGTAGCGGCGTCCTCCAACCATCAGGACAGTCTGACCGCAGGTCAGCGCCGCACGCCGAAGAAGTCCGACCACTTTGACGGCACACGGTTCTACAACATCGGGTTTGAGCCGTGGAGTTCCAGTCCGCACCGCAACGGCTTTTTCGGCGTGATGAAATGGATGTTAACACGCCATGCGACTCCGTGGAAATGGCGGAACAATCCTGTCGAAGCCAAGCCGCACGAACGGGTCTACGGCAAAGAACTGGTGGTGACATTTGTCAACCATGCCACGGTGCTGATTCAAACCGAAGGGCTGAACATCCTGACGGATCCGGTCTGGTCGGAGCGGGTGAGTCCGGTATCCTTTGCCGGGCCAAAGCGCTATCGTCCGCCGGGGATCCGGTTTGATGATCTGCCGCCGATAGATCTGATTCTGGTTTCGCATAACCACTACGACCATATGGATCTGCCGACCTTGAAGCGGTTGCGGAAGGCGTGGAAGCCGCCGATCTTTGTCGGGCTGCGAAATGCAGCTTATCTGAAAAAGGAAGGCGTGGGCGGCGCGGAAGACATGGATTGGTGGGACCGGAAGCAGATCGCCGATTCGGTATGGGTGACCTGTGTGCCCGGGCAGCATTTTTCCGGGCGCGGATTCGGGGATCGCAGCGAAACGCTATGGTGCGGCTTTGTGATCGAAACTCCGCACGGCAATATCTATTTTGCCGGAGACACAGGCTACGGGCCATTTCTCGAGCAGATCAAGGCGCACTACCGGGGGTTCCGCCTGGCCTGTCTGCCCATCGGGGCATACTTGCCACGGTGGTTCATGAAGCCTATCCATGAATCACCCGATGAGGCCTTGCTGATACACAAGGATCTGTCCGTTGAGACCTCAATCGCGATCCACTTCGGCACCTTTTCACTGGCCGATGACGGGCAGGATCAGCCGCCGAACCGCATAAAGGAGCTTCTATCTGAGGCACCGGACCCGAAGCCAAGGTTTTTAGTGCTTGAAAACGGGGAAGCCGCAACGATTCCCTGA
- a CDS encoding fused MFS/spermidine synthase — MNDQRNYRYLIYSLFLLSGISGLIYQIVWTRLLVVVFGNTMLATSTVLSAFMGGLAAGSYTLGRYIDRKPRPLLQVYACLEAGIGLFALIFPFLIHAVTPLYASLYNGVAANIVLLNLVRFAVCFAIIALPTFLMGGTLPVLIKRFTGDEDSIGHQTGFLYGLNTVGAVVGTFACGYFLLRLLGMQKTTWVGVAINLSVAAAAWYLGKQSAEAPVAPPVKEPAEAHTYEAEGSYSRATIRMILIGIGISGFCGLAYEVFWTRMLNLFLHNNIYSFTAILGTFLIGIATGSLLYARYLTKSENPVRLFVWLQLGIGVVSYATPFLFRIFHSGLFNNFSETLTLAKTAVIMIGPTVMMGIAVPLAIQICRRGAQHEGTSVGSVYAVNTVGAILGAFMAGFVLLPGVGLHRGVIIVAALNILAGFLPWISTLRPALRPAWAVGFVLIVAAMALAAPSDLFRSLFQAANPTADIIHYKEGKVANVLVYDFKKLGYKDFHLNAVNEASSRLWHVQLFKLLGLLPTLVHPNPDDALMIAFGAGMSAGACATNVKSLDVVDLNPDIQGIAAAYTRENLDVIHQPNFHQVVNDGRNALLVSPRKYSLIISDATNPKMFDSWTLYSQEFYKLVKERLKPDGVFCQWVVIPLPGDAIKVILNTFRSVFPHMSFWAIYGSSQVLMLGTPERLEIDYADLQKRLEPLYDKAGLAEFGINTPEKFLSFFLLGEDGVAKMLKGFDKISTDDLPYAQFHIKQDVEGADQCMDLVRYQESIRSYMSPKSTPPPSFSKDMTAYEDIARRLNVGFLTNNDLKYEEAAVVADDAGFDDANVDHLLNHCPEKQRHFQQRLLTHPDDVTAHNWLGNIFLLSGKYEQARKEFNTTLKLKPDHAFARMNLAMTDLATGNLDSAVAGFMAVSKQSPTKQILRSVDVQLNKVRILRKLKYQPESAELMHELGIAYYSEGKILDAVKAYRKAAELSGNKPEVLYNLAQICENHELVSEAAELYQKLAAIKPDYQPVSEKNTQFALLSHDPSQLRKWENGRIEISEAVEESKREASEHPPTCDQALAMWNDADPDGSADPAKLRKAAELYERSARIKPSDLHAYIDAATIYEALNDLDHAAELWEQAAKVRTDMDFIPRQAARLRAMSGLAGQTRPSPERAVLLRNVAAYYRSVDEPERALDYLHESLRIVPGEAEAWADLAETATEAGLYREALDAAEKALSMQPTMRRAATVRDALVKVVNKPAV; from the coding sequence TTGAATGACCAAAGAAATTACCGCTATTTGATCTATTCGCTCTTCCTGCTGTCCGGGATTTCCGGTCTGATTTACCAGATCGTATGGACGCGGCTGCTGGTGGTGGTATTCGGCAACACGATGCTGGCGACGAGCACGGTACTCAGCGCCTTCATGGGCGGATTGGCCGCAGGCAGCTATACCCTGGGGCGGTACATTGACCGCAAGCCAAGGCCCCTCTTGCAGGTATATGCGTGCCTGGAAGCGGGCATTGGGCTGTTCGCGCTGATCTTTCCATTTTTGATTCACGCGGTGACGCCATTGTATGCCAGCCTGTACAACGGGGTGGCGGCCAATATTGTGCTCTTGAACCTCGTGCGGTTTGCGGTGTGCTTTGCGATTATCGCGCTGCCCACCTTTTTGATGGGTGGCACGCTGCCGGTGCTGATCAAACGGTTTACAGGAGACGAGGATTCCATCGGGCATCAGACGGGATTTCTGTACGGTCTGAACACGGTGGGCGCGGTGGTGGGGACTTTTGCCTGCGGCTATTTTCTGCTGAGACTGCTGGGCATGCAGAAGACCACGTGGGTGGGTGTGGCGATCAACCTCAGCGTTGCGGCGGCGGCATGGTATCTGGGAAAACAGTCGGCAGAGGCTCCGGTGGCGCCGCCGGTTAAGGAGCCCGCAGAGGCGCACACCTATGAGGCAGAAGGAAGCTATAGCCGGGCGACGATCCGAATGATCCTCATCGGCATCGGCATTTCCGGATTCTGCGGACTGGCGTATGAGGTGTTCTGGACACGGATGCTGAATCTGTTCCTGCACAACAATATCTACTCGTTTACGGCGATTCTGGGGACCTTTCTGATTGGAATTGCCACCGGCAGTCTGCTGTATGCGCGGTATCTGACCAAATCGGAAAACCCGGTGCGGCTGTTTGTGTGGCTGCAACTGGGCATCGGTGTTGTCTCCTATGCCACGCCGTTTCTGTTCCGGATTTTCCATAGTGGGCTGTTCAACAACTTCAGTGAAACGCTGACGCTGGCCAAGACGGCTGTGATTATGATTGGCCCGACGGTGATGATGGGGATTGCGGTGCCGCTGGCGATTCAGATTTGCCGCCGGGGAGCGCAGCACGAAGGCACCAGTGTGGGGTCGGTGTATGCGGTGAACACGGTGGGGGCGATTCTGGGCGCGTTTATGGCGGGCTTTGTGCTGCTGCCGGGAGTAGGCCTGCACCGGGGGGTGATTATTGTAGCCGCGCTGAATATTCTGGCGGGATTTCTGCCGTGGATTTCCACCTTGCGCCCGGCGCTGCGACCGGCATGGGCGGTGGGCTTTGTGCTGATCGTCGCCGCGATGGCGCTGGCGGCGCCTTCAGATCTCTTCCGCAGCCTGTTTCAGGCAGCCAATCCGACGGCGGACATTATCCACTACAAGGAAGGCAAGGTGGCCAATGTTCTGGTGTACGATTTCAAGAAGCTGGGGTACAAGGATTTTCATCTGAACGCGGTCAATGAGGCCTCCTCGCGGTTGTGGCACGTGCAGCTTTTCAAACTGCTGGGGCTGCTGCCGACGCTGGTGCATCCTAATCCCGATGACGCGCTGATGATTGCGTTCGGGGCGGGGATGTCGGCGGGAGCATGTGCGACCAATGTGAAATCGCTGGACGTGGTGGATCTTAACCCGGATATTCAGGGAATTGCCGCGGCATACACGCGGGAGAATCTGGACGTCATTCATCAACCCAATTTCCATCAGGTGGTGAATGACGGGCGCAACGCGCTGCTGGTGAGTCCACGCAAGTACTCGCTGATTATTTCCGATGCGACGAACCCGAAGATGTTCGACTCATGGACGCTGTATTCTCAGGAATTTTACAAGCTGGTGAAAGAGCGGCTGAAGCCGGACGGGGTGTTCTGCCAGTGGGTGGTGATCCCGCTGCCGGGAGATGCGATCAAGGTGATTCTGAATACCTTTCGCAGCGTGTTCCCGCACATGAGCTTCTGGGCGATTTACGGATCATCACAGGTGCTGATGCTGGGCACTCCCGAACGGCTGGAGATTGATTACGCCGATTTGCAGAAGCGGCTGGAGCCGCTGTATGACAAGGCGGGGCTGGCTGAGTTCGGGATCAACACTCCGGAAAAATTTTTGAGTTTCTTTTTGCTGGGCGAGGACGGCGTGGCAAAGATGCTGAAGGGCTTCGACAAGATCAGCACCGACGATCTGCCGTACGCGCAGTTCCACATCAAGCAGGACGTGGAGGGCGCGGACCAGTGCATGGACCTCGTGCGCTATCAGGAGTCCATCCGGTCCTATATGAGCCCAAAGAGCACGCCGCCTCCCTCCTTCTCGAAAGACATGACCGCTTATGAGGACATAGCGCGGCGGCTGAACGTCGGTTTCCTGACGAATAACGATTTGAAGTATGAAGAGGCGGCAGTGGTGGCGGACGATGCGGGGTTCGATGATGCCAATGTGGATCATCTCCTCAATCACTGCCCCGAAAAGCAGCGGCATTTTCAGCAGCGGCTGCTCACCCATCCGGATGATGTGACGGCGCACAACTGGCTGGGGAATATCTTCCTGCTTTCAGGAAAGTACGAACAGGCGAGGAAGGAATTCAACACGACGCTGAAGCTGAAACCGGACCATGCCTTTGCACGGATGAATCTGGCGATGACGGATCTGGCGACGGGCAATCTCGACAGCGCGGTAGCGGGATTCATGGCGGTGAGCAAGCAGAGTCCCACCAAACAGATTCTGCGGTCGGTGGATGTACAGTTGAACAAGGTAAGGATTCTGCGGAAGCTGAAGTATCAGCCGGAATCCGCCGAGTTGATGCACGAGTTGGGCATTGCCTACTACAGCGAAGGCAAAATTCTCGATGCGGTGAAGGCGTACCGTAAAGCGGCGGAACTCAGCGGCAACAAGCCCGAAGTGCTCTACAATCTTGCGCAGATCTGCGAGAACCACGAACTGGTGTCCGAAGCGGCGGAGCTGTATCAGAAGCTGGCAGCGATCAAACCCGACTATCAGCCGGTCTCGGAGAAGAACACGCAGTTTGCATTGCTCAGTCATGATCCTTCCCAGCTTCGGAAGTGGGAGAACGGACGGATTGAGATTTCCGAGGCCGTGGAGGAGTCCAAGCGGGAAGCCAGCGAACATCCGCCGACATGCGATCAGGCTTTGGCAATGTGGAATGACGCCGATCCGGACGGATCGGCGGATCCTGCCAAGCTGCGGAAGGCGGCGGAATTGTATGAGAGGTCAGCCCGGATCAAGCCGTCTGATTTGCATGCTTACATTGATGCGGCGACGATTTACGAAGCTCTGAACGACCTCGACCATGCCGCGGAGTTGTGGGAGCAGGCGGCCAAGGTTCGCACGGATATGGATTTTATTCCGAGGCAGGCGGCGCGTTTGAGAGCCATGTCCGGATTGGCAGGCCAGACGAGACCCAGCCCGGAGCGAGCGGTTTTGCTGCGGAATGTGGCGGCCTATTACAGGTCAGTCGACGAGCCGGAACGCGCGTTGGATTATCTGCATGAATCGCTGCGAATCGTCCCCGGCGAGGCGGAAGCGTGGGCGGATCTGGCCGAGACGGCTACTGAAGCGGGCCTGTACCGCGAAGCACTGGACGCGGCGGAGAAGGCGCTTAGCATGCAGCCCACGATGCGCCGGGCGGCAACCGTCAGGGATGCCTTAGTGAAAGTAGTCAACAAGCCTGCGGTCTGA